A portion of the Planctomycetota bacterium genome contains these proteins:
- a CDS encoding DUF1579 family protein — translation MNGRTLTAVVMVSCGLAGLALQGCASGSKKAKAPMSEEAMMAAMMQAATPGPMHERLASTQGTWEGTMTWWMAPDAPPSTSKTKTVITPIMGGRYTQADTSSMMDMGGGQTMPFTGMGLYGYNNTDKQFESIWIDSMGTSMIKFTGEMKPDGSIVWFGKFTDPTTGNETWMREVERMEGPNTMVLEFWGPRPDGKGEYRSGEIRSTRR, via the coding sequence ATGAACGGTCGGACGCTGACGGCGGTGGTCATGGTGTCGTGCGGGCTGGCGGGTTTGGCGCTGCAGGGCTGCGCGTCGGGCAGCAAGAAGGCCAAGGCCCCGATGAGCGAAGAGGCGATGATGGCCGCCATGATGCAGGCCGCCACGCCCGGCCCGATGCACGAGCGCCTCGCGAGCACGCAGGGCACGTGGGAAGGCACCATGACGTGGTGGATGGCGCCCGACGCGCCCCCGAGCACGTCGAAGACCAAGACCGTCATCACGCCCATCATGGGCGGGCGCTACACCCAGGCCGACACCAGCAGCATGATGGACATGGGCGGCGGGCAGACGATGCCCTTCACGGGCATGGGGCTCTACGGCTACAACAACACCGACAAGCAGTTCGAGTCCATCTGGATCGACAGCATGGGCACCAGCATGATAAAGTTCACGGGCGAGATGAAGCCCGACGGCTCGATCGTCTGGTTCGGGAAGTTCACCGACCCCACCACCGGCAACGAGACCTGGATGCGCGAGGTCGAGCGCATGGAAGGCCCCAACACCATGGTGCTCGAGTTCTGGGGGCCCCGCCCCGACGGCAAGGGCGAGTACCGCAGCGGCGAGATCCGTTCTACCCGCCGCTGA
- a CDS encoding histidine phosphatase family protein has product MRLYIARHADALPPASGEGDLSRPLSAWGVQQAHGLARALGAAESPVDVRPTQIVHSPARRAAETARPACEALGAVPHVDDRLVPNTTVSAVREVIRELVSSGAPCALVVGHNPCLSDFVRAIDPAAASLQPADVAVFTVDPGGALSSVGRLRGSTLAEDA; this is encoded by the coding sequence ATGCGGTTATACATCGCGCGCCACGCGGATGCCCTGCCCCCCGCTTCGGGGGAAGGCGATCTTTCCAGGCCGCTCAGCGCGTGGGGCGTGCAGCAGGCGCACGGGCTCGCGCGTGCATTGGGCGCGGCAGAGTCGCCGGTCGACGTGCGGCCAACGCAGATCGTGCACAGCCCGGCGCGGCGCGCCGCCGAGACCGCGCGGCCCGCGTGCGAGGCGCTGGGCGCCGTGCCGCACGTGGACGACCGCCTCGTGCCCAACACGACCGTGAGCGCGGTGCGCGAGGTCATCCGCGAACTGGTCTCGTCGGGCGCGCCGTGCGCGCTGGTGGTCGGACATAACCCGTGCCTCTCGGATTTCGTACGAGCGATCGACCCCGCGGCGGCGTCGTTGCAGCCCGCGGATGTGGCGGTGTTCACGGTCGACCCGGGGGGCGCGTTGTCGTCGGTCGGGCGCCTGCGCGGAAGTACCCTCGCCGAAGACGCGTAG
- a CDS encoding DUF1294 domain-containing protein, whose protein sequence is MHVWIVASVYGVLSLVTLGVFAVDKRLAMAGARRVPERWLHALSLLGGWPGAMLAFRLVRHKNRKPAFVLRTWMFALLHVAAWSVWAFAM, encoded by the coding sequence GTGCATGTGTGGATCGTTGCAAGTGTGTACGGCGTGCTGTCGCTGGTGACGCTGGGCGTGTTTGCCGTCGACAAGCGTCTGGCGATGGCCGGCGCGCGCCGCGTGCCCGAGCGCTGGTTGCACGCGTTGTCGCTGCTGGGAGGGTGGCCGGGCGCGATGCTGGCCTTCCGCCTCGTCCGCCACAAGAACCGCAAGCCGGCGTTCGTGCTGCGGACGTGGATGTTCGCGCTGCTGCACGTCGCGGCGTGGAGCGTCTGGGCTTTCGCGATGTAG
- a CDS encoding sigma-70 family RNA polymerase sigma factor, producing the protein MHPRPDDAASQPFAGLRVLTPETLAVRAASGDAEGRACFARLVALYESRLFTFLVRRGESTQDAEELTQEAFLRAWERLRSYDPRWKFSTWLYTIALRQAISRRRRSAPRRLPETYDTPAPAPAPDTSEHRSMGAKLWALAAEHLTAEQHTALWLRYAENMDIPEIARVMRKSRVAVRVCLYRARQHLAGLTPEAPAPQAGTRRVRPPRKSGLHAIAQPGLVGGVA; encoded by the coding sequence ATGCACCCACGCCCTGACGATGCCGCCAGCCAACCCTTCGCGGGTCTTCGGGTCCTGACGCCCGAGACCCTCGCGGTGCGCGCGGCGTCGGGCGACGCCGAGGGGCGCGCGTGCTTCGCCCGCCTCGTCGCGCTCTACGAGTCGCGCCTGTTCACCTTCCTCGTCCGCCGGGGCGAGTCCACGCAGGACGCCGAGGAACTCACGCAGGAAGCCTTCCTCCGCGCCTGGGAGCGCCTGCGCTCGTACGACCCGCGCTGGAAGTTCTCCACCTGGCTGTACACCATCGCGCTGCGCCAGGCGATCTCGCGCCGCCGACGCTCCGCACCCCGCCGCCTTCCCGAGACGTACGACACCCCCGCGCCCGCGCCGGCGCCGGACACCTCCGAGCACCGTTCCATGGGCGCCAAGCTCTGGGCACTCGCGGCGGAGCATCTGACCGCCGAGCAGCACACCGCGCTGTGGCTGCGCTACGCCGAGAACATGGACATCCCCGAGATCGCCCGCGTGATGCGCAAGTCGCGCGTCGCGGTGCGCGTCTGCCTCTACCGCGCCCGGCAGCACCTCGCCGGGCTGACGCCCGAGGCCCCGGCGCCCCAGGCGGGCACCCGGCGCGTCCGCCCGCCCCGCAAGTCGGGCCTGCACGCCATCGCGCAGCCCGGCCTCGTCGGGGGTGTCGCATGA
- a CDS encoding cytochrome c oxidase assembly factor Coa1 family protein encodes MRHIVALIAGAVVLLVVLLGGCIGGMVYVGIAALRSHSSVQPALAQASSDPRVTAVLGTPVEQGFMATGNVAFSGATQTANLSIALRGPLGKGKLVYSATRVAGGQWLVQSMRFEPQNGTPVELIAPNGPLLPPATGPGAAPGEPAPPAPNGGE; translated from the coding sequence ATGCGCCACATCGTGGCGCTCATCGCCGGGGCAGTGGTGCTGCTGGTCGTGCTGCTCGGGGGGTGCATCGGGGGCATGGTGTACGTGGGGATCGCGGCCCTGCGATCGCACTCGTCGGTGCAGCCCGCGCTGGCGCAGGCCAGCTCCGACCCGCGCGTCACCGCCGTGCTGGGAACGCCGGTCGAGCAGGGGTTCATGGCGACGGGCAACGTCGCGTTCTCCGGAGCGACGCAGACGGCCAACCTGAGCATCGCGCTGCGCGGTCCCCTGGGGAAGGGGAAGCTGGTGTACTCCGCCACGCGCGTCGCGGGCGGGCAATGGCTGGTCCAGTCCATGCGCTTCGAGCCCCAGAACGGGACGCCGGTCGAACTGATCGCACCCAATGGCCCGCTCCTGCCGCCCGCGACCGGCCCGGGCGCTGCGCCGGGCGAGCCGGCGCCGCCCGCCCCGAATGGCGGCGAGTAG
- a CDS encoding SDR family oxidoreductase yields the protein MLATTVQPGTPPPALSRQDAQTVAFWSMVVALVGLLAVVALLSVALQRRRSRERELKREAQRRREDAKKPRPDPWAEAGRRAGSPPPDEPESPTRVAPEPQASAGAARRPVALITGAARRVGRACALELARAGCDIVFTYHSSEDDARELARELAAMGTVVSFHRLDLSDLTAVGAFAAERAEMMHALDILVHNASVYEPSPIDELTPEGITRQYRVNAAAPLILTAGFAPLLRASGLNGGGSVIAFADIHSMGRPRRNFSAYSMSKAALAEMIYSLARDLAPDVRVNGVAPGVVAWPEGGADADPDTQAKYLRRIPLGRAGTPEDAARVVRWLALEATYVTGEIVRVDGGRWLT from the coding sequence GTGCTCGCGACGACCGTTCAACCCGGCACCCCGCCGCCCGCGCTCTCGCGTCAGGACGCCCAGACCGTCGCGTTCTGGTCGATGGTCGTGGCGCTGGTGGGGCTGCTGGCGGTGGTGGCGCTGCTGAGCGTGGCGTTGCAGCGCCGACGGTCGCGCGAACGCGAGCTCAAGCGCGAGGCGCAGCGTCGACGCGAGGACGCGAAGAAGCCCCGCCCGGACCCCTGGGCCGAGGCCGGGCGCCGAGCGGGCTCGCCCCCTCCCGACGAGCCCGAGAGCCCGACGCGGGTCGCCCCCGAGCCGCAGGCGAGTGCGGGCGCGGCGCGCCGGCCCGTGGCGCTCATCACCGGCGCGGCCCGTCGCGTCGGGCGCGCGTGCGCGCTCGAACTCGCCCGGGCCGGGTGCGACATCGTGTTCACGTACCACTCCAGCGAGGACGACGCGCGCGAACTCGCCCGCGAACTGGCCGCGATGGGAACCGTCGTCTCGTTCCACCGCCTCGATCTGTCGGACCTCACGGCGGTGGGGGCGTTCGCCGCCGAGCGCGCGGAGATGATGCACGCGCTCGACATTCTCGTGCACAACGCGTCGGTGTACGAGCCTTCGCCCATCGACGAACTCACCCCGGAGGGCATCACGCGCCAGTACCGGGTGAACGCGGCGGCCCCGCTCATCCTGACGGCGGGGTTCGCGCCGCTCCTGCGCGCGTCGGGCCTGAACGGCGGGGGCAGCGTCATCGCGTTCGCGGATATCCACTCGATGGGGCGCCCTCGGCGCAACTTCTCGGCGTACTCGATGTCCAAGGCCGCCCTCGCCGAGATGATCTACAGCCTCGCCCGGGACCTGGCGCCCGACGTGCGCGTGAACGGCGTGGCGCCGGGCGTCGTGGCGTGGCCCGAGGGCGGGGCAGACGCCGACCCGGACACGCAGGCGAAGTACCTGCGCCGGATCCCGCTGGGGCGGGCGGGCACGCCCGAGGACGCCGCCCGCGTGGTGCGCTGGCTGGCGCTCGAGGCGACGTACGTCACGGGCGAGATCGTGCGGGTGGACGGCGGGCGCTGGCTGACGTGA
- the pdhA gene encoding pyruvate dehydrogenase (acetyl-transferring) E1 component subunit alpha encodes MTTNHAPRTRPESGGRPSDALPAATLVKWLRDMILIREFENRCAQAYQQAKIGGFCHLYIGQEALAVGTIASVNHDDPVVTAYRDHGHALARGMDAGACMAEMYGKATGCAKGKGGSMHMFDKPNWLFGGHGIVGAQTALGTGLAFAARYEWEVLRRPLPNPGVTPDQAPKKKVCLTYLGDGALNQGVLHESMNLAALWNLPVIYIVENNGYSMGTAIARGTTMAEDLTKKAAAYGMRGEIIDGFDVIDLYDEFKPLADWCRENQKPAFVDLKTYRYLGHSMSDPQKYRTKDEVDQFKSKDSIDRMAHVLMSVRKNADGSPVLTEQGFMDLQADVKEQVRAAIEFAENSPIPDLEAELYSDVFFNPMPNLSPTREYVHGAKNPLL; translated from the coding sequence ATGACCACGAACCACGCGCCCCGCACCCGCCCGGAGTCGGGCGGGCGCCCGAGCGACGCGCTGCCCGCGGCGACGCTCGTGAAGTGGCTGCGCGACATGATCCTGATCCGCGAGTTCGAGAACCGCTGCGCGCAGGCCTACCAGCAGGCGAAGATCGGCGGGTTCTGCCACCTGTACATCGGGCAGGAGGCGCTCGCCGTCGGCACCATCGCGAGCGTGAACCACGACGACCCGGTCGTCACCGCGTACCGCGACCACGGGCACGCGCTGGCCCGGGGCATGGACGCCGGCGCGTGCATGGCCGAGATGTACGGCAAGGCGACGGGCTGCGCCAAGGGCAAGGGCGGGTCGATGCACATGTTCGACAAGCCGAACTGGCTCTTCGGCGGGCACGGCATCGTGGGTGCGCAGACCGCGCTGGGCACGGGCCTGGCCTTCGCCGCTCGCTATGAGTGGGAAGTGCTGAGGCGCCCGCTGCCGAACCCGGGCGTGACGCCCGACCAGGCCCCGAAGAAGAAGGTGTGCCTCACGTACCTGGGCGACGGCGCGCTGAACCAGGGCGTGCTGCACGAGTCCATGAACCTGGCCGCCCTGTGGAACCTGCCCGTCATCTACATCGTCGAGAACAACGGCTACTCGATGGGCACCGCCATCGCTCGCGGCACAACGATGGCCGAAGACCTCACCAAGAAGGCCGCGGCGTACGGCATGCGGGGCGAGATCATCGACGGCTTCGACGTCATCGACCTCTACGACGAGTTCAAGCCCCTCGCGGATTGGTGCCGCGAGAACCAGAAGCCGGCCTTCGTCGACCTCAAGACGTACCGCTACCTCGGGCACTCGATGTCGGACCCGCAGAAGTACCGCACGAAGGACGAGGTCGACCAGTTCAAGAGCAAGGACTCGATCGACCGCATGGCGCACGTGCTCATGAGCGTCCGCAAGAACGCCGACGGCTCGCCCGTGCTGACCGAGCAGGGGTTCATGGACCTGCAGGCCGACGTGAAGGAGCAGGTGCGGGCGGCGATCGAGTTCGCGGAGAACAGCCCGATCCCCGACCTCGAGGCCGAACTCTACAGCGACGTGTTCTTCAACCCGATGCCGAACCTGAGCCCGACGCGCGAGTACGTGCACGGCGCGAAGAACCCGCTGCTGTAA
- a CDS encoding SUMF1/EgtB/PvdO family nonheme iron enzyme: MTLRATCWISVFGRVLAALCAAPAAAQPDPSGIEFVTIGSPGNPAYNGPDPFGHVTGRGSVGYEYRIAKGELTTAQWVAFINTFKARPDPVPNSILPLPVVWGAVVDTSYTGPGTRYRVANAPDAGNRPVYGIEWRTAARFANWMHNNMSTSVAALADGAYDTSTFGDNPDGTFTDQLTRHPDARYWIPTLDEWMKAAHWDPANPNNGGWWQYSNASDTPYQYGPPAGWPGGSESNTANAGFSLPNFAQYDIPLLTYPGVQSPWGLTDVAGGAREWTESVLQIPQVGWFRYADGSAAGGTLAAASESDRMYGISAGSPGSNIEFSSIRIAAVVPSSGVLTTAIVSILLLHRRLRTANTRAK, encoded by the coding sequence ATGACGCTGCGCGCGACGTGCTGGATTTCGGTCTTTGGTCGGGTTCTCGCGGCGCTGTGCGCTGCCCCTGCCGCGGCCCAGCCCGACCCCTCGGGCATCGAGTTCGTCACCATCGGCTCGCCAGGCAACCCGGCGTACAACGGCCCCGACCCGTTCGGCCACGTTACAGGACGCGGCTCGGTCGGCTACGAGTACCGCATCGCCAAGGGCGAGCTCACCACCGCGCAGTGGGTCGCGTTCATCAACACCTTCAAAGCGCGGCCCGACCCCGTGCCGAACTCGATCCTCCCGCTGCCCGTGGTCTGGGGCGCGGTCGTCGACACCTCGTACACAGGCCCGGGAACCAGGTACCGAGTCGCGAACGCGCCCGACGCGGGCAACCGCCCGGTCTACGGCATCGAGTGGCGCACCGCCGCCCGCTTCGCCAACTGGATGCACAACAACATGTCCACGTCCGTGGCGGCACTGGCCGACGGCGCGTACGACACCAGCACCTTCGGCGACAACCCGGACGGCACGTTCACCGATCAGCTCACGCGCCACCCGGACGCGCGCTATTGGATCCCGACGCTGGACGAGTGGATGAAGGCCGCGCACTGGGACCCGGCCAATCCTAACAACGGCGGCTGGTGGCAGTACAGCAACGCAAGCGACACGCCGTACCAGTACGGCCCGCCGGCCGGCTGGCCGGGCGGCAGCGAAAGTAATACGGCCAACGCGGGGTTCTCGCTGCCGAACTTCGCGCAGTACGACATCCCGCTCCTCACCTACCCCGGCGTGCAGTCCCCCTGGGGGCTCACCGACGTCGCGGGCGGGGCGAGGGAGTGGACGGAGAGTGTCCTGCAGATTCCACAGGTGGGATGGTTTCGATACGCTGACGGCTCGGCTGCGGGTGGTACCCTTGCCGCAGCCAGTGAATCCGACCGCATGTACGGAATTTCCGCAGGTTCGCCGGGCAGCAATATTGAGTTTTCATCAATTAGGATTGCCGCAGTCGTGCCGAGCTCCGGCGTTCTGACGACTGCAATTGTATCTATACTCCTGTTGCACAGACGGTTACGCACTGCGAATACTCGCGCGAAGTAA
- a CDS encoding response regulator, protein MPFDKEVLTTGEVAKICNVAPRTVSKWFDSGALKGYRIPGSRDRRIPSGELMKFMRAHGIPLEGVNSGRTRVLIVDGEREVVDTLEKILTDQTSYDIHTATSAFAAGMECEKFKPHVLLLDLHLGSDSDAKAFADNVRRNEHLQFTKIVAMSGRLTDGQSQSLRSSGFDGFLKKPFQVRQVVEAIEAATNLVA, encoded by the coding sequence ATGCCGTTCGACAAGGAAGTCCTGACCACCGGCGAGGTCGCGAAGATCTGCAACGTCGCGCCCCGGACGGTGTCCAAGTGGTTCGACTCGGGCGCGCTCAAGGGCTACCGCATCCCGGGCTCACGCGATCGGCGTATCCCCTCGGGCGAGCTCATGAAGTTCATGCGCGCCCACGGCATCCCGCTGGAGGGAGTCAACTCCGGACGCACCCGCGTCCTCATCGTCGACGGCGAGCGAGAGGTCGTCGACACCCTTGAGAAGATCCTCACCGACCAGACCAGCTACGACATCCACACCGCCACCTCCGCCTTCGCCGCCGGCATGGAGTGCGAGAAGTTCAAGCCCCACGTCCTGCTCCTCGACCTCCACCTCGGCTCGGACAGCGACGCCAAGGCCTTCGCCGACAACGTCCGGCGCAACGAGCACCTGCAGTTCACCAAGATCGTCGCCATGAGCGGACGCCTCACCGACGGGCAGAGCCAGTCGCTCCGCTCCAGCGGCTTCGACGGGTTCCTCAAGAAGCCCTTCCAAGTCCGCCAGGTGGTCGAGGCGATCGAGGCCGCGACGAACCTGGTGGCGTGA
- a CDS encoding type II secretion system protein, with amino-acid sequence MRKRTKKAFTLVEILIVVVILGILAAIVVPQFTNATEDAQQGNLRAQIKSLQNQIELYKARTNAYPDLVANGWDQLIDPNGDGDLSDGYIKQAPRNPAAPNGFQTTLSATATANAGWHYDITNGELGATYYDEVNDVITPGTP; translated from the coding sequence ATGCGCAAGCGGACGAAGAAGGCCTTTACGCTCGTGGAAATCCTGATCGTGGTCGTGATCCTCGGCATCCTGGCGGCGATCGTGGTGCCCCAGTTCACCAACGCGACCGAGGACGCCCAGCAGGGCAACCTGCGCGCTCAGATCAAGAGCCTGCAGAACCAGATCGAGCTCTACAAGGCTCGCACGAACGCCTACCCCGATCTCGTGGCCAACGGCTGGGACCAGCTCATCGACCCGAACGGCGACGGCGACCTCAGCGACGGGTACATCAAGCAGGCCCCGCGCAACCCCGCCGCGCCGAACGGCTTCCAGACGACCCTCAGCGCGACCGCCACGGCGAACGCCGGCTGGCACTACGACATCACCAACGGCGAGCTCGGCGCCACGTACTACGACGAAGTCAACGACGTCATCACCCCCGGCACGCCGTAA
- a CDS encoding type II secretion system protein: MLAVIRRRRAFTLVEILIVVVILGILAAIVVPQFANATGQAQETSTKEQLNRIRKALAIYYVRAGNVYPSITAGNGTWGELLTTTPPYFAQPPANMWVGGANARTIIIRNSADTAFQTTYGWIWDPTSGQVWAGGYDASDAAFPRP, encoded by the coding sequence ATGCTCGCTGTCATTCGTCGCCGACGCGCCTTCACGCTCGTCGAGATCCTCATCGTGGTCGTGATCCTGGGCATCCTCGCGGCGATCGTCGTGCCGCAGTTCGCGAACGCCACCGGGCAGGCCCAGGAAACCAGCACGAAGGAACAGCTCAACCGGATCCGCAAGGCGCTGGCGATCTACTACGTGCGTGCCGGCAACGTGTACCCGTCCATCACCGCGGGCAACGGGACGTGGGGCGAACTGCTCACGACCACCCCGCCCTACTTCGCCCAGCCGCCCGCGAACATGTGGGTGGGCGGGGCCAACGCCCGGACCATCATCATCCGCAACTCCGCCGACACGGCCTTCCAGACGACCTACGGCTGGATCTGGGACCCCACGAGCGGGCAGGTCTGGGCCGGCGGGTACGACGCGAGCGACGCCGCCTTCCCCCGCCCCTGA
- a CDS encoding prepilin-type N-terminal cleavage/methylation domain-containing protein, which yields MFARPRPGYTLVEVLVVVTVLGIAGALIVPSFASTDVLRVQGAVRTVISDITVAQSDAIAFQRERAMVFHSSTTDQRYTIVDVVGSTIDEDLNRIDERRINIDTFGMAEFSEINLPGNTLVFDTLGGPVTGAGTGVPADEGWVDITGSRQTFRIRIEAYTGRVTVQLIAEGGSGGGGAGGGGGGGGGGGGGGGGGGGAGNETAGEGG from the coding sequence ATGTTCGCCCGTCCACGCCCTGGCTACACGCTCGTCGAGGTGCTGGTGGTCGTGACCGTGCTGGGCATCGCGGGGGCGCTCATCGTCCCCTCGTTCGCCTCGACGGACGTGCTGCGCGTGCAGGGCGCCGTCCGCACCGTCATCTCGGACATCACCGTCGCGCAGTCGGACGCCATCGCCTTCCAGCGTGAACGCGCGATGGTCTTCCACTCGTCCACGACCGACCAGCGCTACACCATCGTGGACGTCGTCGGCTCGACCATCGACGAAGACCTCAACCGCATCGACGAACGGCGCATCAACATCGACACCTTCGGCATGGCCGAGTTCTCGGAGATCAACCTCCCGGGCAACACGCTCGTCTTCGACACCCTCGGCGGGCCCGTCACCGGCGCCGGCACGGGCGTTCCCGCCGACGAGGGCTGGGTCGACATCACCGGCTCGCGCCAGACGTTCCGCATCCGTATCGAGGCCTACACCGGGCGCGTCACCGTGCAACTCATCGCCGAAGGCGGCAGCGGCGGCGGTGGTGCGGGCGGCGGTGGTGGCGGTGGTGGTGGCGGTGGTGGTGGCGGTGGTGGTGGCGGCGGCGCTGGCAACGAGACGGCCGGCGAGGGCGGCTAA
- a CDS encoding MazG nucleotide pyrophosphohydrolase domain-containing protein — MTPSTTPETPPLSFRAFQSLIRDRYYPTDSARGTPGTFMWFIEEVGELATALQDNAPGRTPTPAQRANLDEEFADVIAWLTTLANVNGVDLEHALRKYTQAGVEGVKH; from the coding sequence ATGACCCCCAGCACGACCCCCGAGACCCCCCCGCTCTCGTTCCGCGCCTTCCAGAGCCTCATCCGCGACCGCTACTACCCCACGGACTCGGCCCGCGGCACGCCCGGCACGTTCATGTGGTTCATCGAGGAAGTCGGCGAGCTGGCGACCGCCCTGCAAGACAACGCCCCCGGGCGCACCCCCACCCCCGCCCAGCGGGCCAACCTCGACGAGGAGTTCGCCGATGTCATCGCCTGGCTCACCACGCTGGCGAACGTGAACGGCGTCGACCTGGAGCACGCCCTGCGCAAGTACACGCAGGCGGGCGTCGAGGGCGTGAAGCACTAA
- the rpsL gene encoding 30S ribosomal protein S12, which translates to MPTINQLVRNPRRPLPRKSKVKDLTGSPSRRGVCLIVRTTTPKKPNSALRKIARVRLSNGREVTAYIGGEGHNLQEHSIVLVRGGRVRDLPGVRYHIVRGTLDCLGVEGRKQGRSKYGAKRSKKS; encoded by the coding sequence ATGCCGACGATCAACCAACTGGTCCGAAACCCCCGCCGCCCCCTGCCGCGCAAGTCGAAGGTCAAGGACCTGACGGGCAGCCCCTCGCGGCGCGGGGTGTGCCTCATCGTGCGCACGACCACGCCCAAGAAGCCCAACTCGGCGCTGCGCAAGATCGCCCGCGTCCGCCTCTCGAACGGGCGTGAAGTGACGGCGTACATCGGCGGCGAAGGGCACAACCTGCAGGAGCACTCGATCGTCCTCGTCCGCGGCGGACGCGTGCGCGACCTCCCGGGCGTGCGCTACCACATCGTTCGCGGCACGCTCGACTGCCTGGGCGTCGAAGGACGCAAGCAGGGCCGGTCGAAGTACGGCGCGAAGCGCTCCAAGAAGTCCTGA
- the rpsG gene encoding 30S ribosomal protein S7, giving the protein MGRKRFTAAEEQLRPDPRFGDRTLSRFVNCVMQDGKKSVAQRVVYDAFEIIQGRLAKETDPNAPKEAIEVFHRAIDNVKPFVEVRSKRIGGANYQVPMQVSRTRQQSLAFRWLLEAVRSERGRPISQRLADELYGAARGEGKAMATRDQTHRMAEANRAFAHFAN; this is encoded by the coding sequence ATGGGTCGCAAGCGTTTCACCGCCGCCGAAGAACAGCTCCGCCCGGACCCCCGGTTCGGAGATCGCACGCTGTCCCGCTTCGTGAACTGCGTGATGCAGGACGGCAAGAAGTCCGTGGCGCAGCGCGTGGTGTACGACGCGTTCGAGATCATCCAGGGACGCCTGGCCAAGGAAACCGACCCGAACGCGCCGAAGGAGGCCATCGAGGTCTTCCACCGCGCGATCGACAACGTGAAGCCCTTCGTCGAGGTGCGCAGCAAGCGCATCGGCGGCGCCAACTACCAGGTGCCGATGCAGGTGAGCCGCACGCGTCAGCAGTCGCTCGCGTTCCGCTGGCTGCTCGAGGCGGTGCGCAGCGAGCGCGGGCGTCCGATCTCGCAGCGCCTCGCCGACGAGCTCTACGGCGCCGCCCGGGGCGAGGGCAAGGCGATGGCCACCCGCGACCAGACCCACCGCATGGCCGAGGCCAACCGCGCGTTCGCCCACTTCGCGAACTGA
- a CDS encoding ThiF family adenylyltransferase: MTDRYARQRILPEFGDAGQERLLGAHAAVVGVGALGCTAADLLARAGVGTVTLIDRDLVERGNLHRQTLFTERDASEGLPKAIAAERRLREVNAEVRVRAVVGDVTPANAAELLLAPTRPGVVLDCTDNFETRYLLNDLCVREGIALCYAGVIGTGARVATFAPGGACLRCVFGPAPAPGSQPTCETAGVLGPAAAVAGAMQAGDAIRVLAGAVPPPPLVRSLDVWTGEVRTMRLPERDPECETCVHGRFEFLDSAVADDAVLCGQDSVQISPRSAGRIDLAAIARRLSPLGEVRATPFMVRARIEGVEFTLFEDARAIVRGTRDAAKARATYAKYIGA, encoded by the coding sequence GTGACCGACCGCTACGCACGCCAGCGGATTCTCCCCGAGTTCGGCGACGCCGGGCAGGAGCGGCTGCTCGGCGCCCACGCCGCGGTGGTGGGGGTGGGCGCGCTCGGCTGCACCGCGGCCGATCTGCTCGCGCGGGCCGGGGTCGGCACGGTCACGCTCATCGACCGCGATCTCGTCGAGCGAGGCAACCTGCACCGCCAGACGCTCTTCACCGAGCGCGACGCGTCCGAAGGGCTGCCCAAGGCGATCGCCGCCGAGCGGCGCCTGCGCGAGGTGAACGCCGAGGTGCGCGTGCGGGCCGTGGTGGGGGATGTGACGCCCGCGAACGCGGCGGAACTGCTGCTCGCCCCGACGCGGCCGGGCGTGGTGCTCGACTGCACCGACAACTTCGAGACGCGGTACCTGCTGAACGACCTGTGCGTGCGAGAGGGGATCGCGCTGTGCTACGCGGGCGTCATCGGCACGGGGGCGCGCGTGGCGACGTTCGCGCCCGGCGGCGCGTGCCTGCGATGCGTCTTTGGCCCGGCGCCGGCCCCGGGCTCGCAGCCCACGTGCGAGACGGCGGGCGTGCTCGGCCCGGCCGCGGCGGTCGCGGGCGCGATGCAGGCGGGCGACGCGATCCGCGTGCTGGCCGGTGCGGTGCCGCCACCCCCGCTCGTGCGGAGCCTCGACGTGTGGACGGGCGAGGTGCGCACCATGCGCCTGCCCGAGCGTGATCCCGAGTGCGAGACGTGCGTGCACGGGCGGTTCGAGTTCCTCGACAGCGCCGTCGCGGACGACGCGGTGCTCTGCGGCCAGGACAGCGTGCAGATCTCACCCCGCAGCGCGGGACGTATCGACCTCGCCGCGATCGCACGCCGTCTTTCGCCCCTGGGCGAGGTGCGGGCGACGCCGTTCATGGTGCGTGCGAGGATCGAGGGCGTCGAGTTCACGCTGTTCGAGGATGCGCGGGCGATCGTGCGGGGTACGCGCGACGCGGCCAAGGCCCGGGCGACATACGCGAAGTACATCGGCGCGTGA